A stretch of Leptospira terpstrae serovar Hualin str. LT 11-33 = ATCC 700639 DNA encodes these proteins:
- a CDS encoding TetR/AcrR family transcriptional regulator, which produces MQSAKELFQAKGYSAVTVSEIADHADISVKTLFTYFRSKEDLAFQDEIIFCDELIRSILARREEESLFDAFQQFLWKLIQSIDPEILIESLPGFHPWMDSPELEQRYLLLWEHYEVRLADALQLERKNHEFDPILRVISGQMISVIRILGSKAFKEYLKPIPIALRHRALEKWLLGSLEMVSGIQGYSKSIQ; this is translated from the coding sequence TTGCAGTCTGCCAAAGAACTTTTCCAGGCAAAAGGGTATTCTGCGGTGACTGTTTCCGAAATCGCAGATCATGCGGATATTTCGGTTAAAACACTATTTACCTACTTCCGCTCTAAGGAAGACCTAGCCTTTCAAGATGAAATTATATTTTGTGATGAACTCATCCGCTCCATTTTAGCAAGACGAGAGGAAGAATCCCTATTTGATGCTTTCCAACAATTCCTTTGGAAATTAATTCAATCAATCGATCCAGAAATATTAATTGAATCACTCCCTGGATTTCATCCTTGGATGGACAGTCCGGAATTAGAACAAAGATATCTTTTACTTTGGGAACATTACGAAGTTAGGTTGGCAGATGCTTTGCAATTAGAAAGAAAGAATCATGAGTTTGATCCAATTTTGCGGGTTATCTCTGGACAGATGATATCTGTAATTCGGATATTAGGTTCAAAAGCATTTAAAGAATATTTAAAGCCAATCCCTATTGCACTTAGACACCGCGCTTTAGAGAAGTGGCTCCTTGGATCACTGGAAATGGTTTCAGGAATCCAAGGATATTCTAAATCAATACAATGA
- a CDS encoding FecR family protein produces MKTKITLLTIFLLSLQCNWFQFGSNQTKDQTAGAVVTFLQGNITITSQGKESKAKIGDVVRPGDRVLTKLGRVDLQTFRGEVIRIKDNSDVLFRDLSGENHPNTDIHLWAGNLLVKSVKLKSGQNLSVSSPTMVAGVRGTVFSFELEKGSVPKVKVYEGAVAVAFKTSPKLLEINEGLSVENYNRLVKTLEENEVVLEPGERLEVNPNLNELVYLINAKVAANALTNEQLAGFRDFDSGLSKSESVISPQEKAEADTLVSIAPETVQKQIEFQNSNGSTSAVATIEKQHEEKRSEALNQIASDAEKIGLDNEEEIHNHYSVLETIHKSNGDVLSGAVVAQLGDVFIVHSTKGVFQLSVDDIEYVEYKNFKVNTKAKK; encoded by the coding sequence ATGAAAACTAAAATTACACTACTTACCATCTTCCTATTATCATTACAATGCAATTGGTTCCAGTTTGGTTCCAATCAAACAAAAGACCAGACTGCAGGTGCCGTTGTCACTTTTCTACAGGGGAATATCACAATTACTTCTCAAGGAAAGGAATCCAAAGCAAAAATAGGAGACGTGGTTCGTCCTGGCGACCGAGTTCTTACCAAATTGGGTAGGGTGGATTTACAAACTTTCCGAGGGGAAGTGATCCGTATCAAAGACAATTCCGATGTTTTGTTTCGAGACCTTTCTGGGGAAAACCATCCGAATACAGACATCCATTTGTGGGCAGGTAACCTCCTCGTAAAATCTGTAAAATTAAAATCTGGACAAAATCTATCAGTATCTTCTCCGACCATGGTCGCTGGGGTTCGTGGAACGGTTTTTTCTTTTGAATTAGAAAAAGGATCAGTACCAAAAGTAAAAGTCTATGAAGGAGCTGTGGCCGTTGCTTTTAAAACCTCTCCCAAGTTACTCGAAATCAATGAAGGACTTTCTGTAGAAAATTACAATCGTTTGGTGAAGACATTGGAAGAAAACGAAGTAGTTTTAGAACCAGGGGAACGATTAGAAGTAAATCCAAATTTAAACGAACTCGTATATTTGATTAATGCAAAAGTGGCTGCCAATGCTCTCACAAACGAACAATTAGCTGGATTTAGAGATTTTGATAGTGGTCTATCCAAATCAGAAAGTGTTATTTCTCCTCAAGAAAAAGCGGAAGCAGACACCCTTGTTTCCATCGCTCCAGAAACTGTCCAAAAACAAATTGAATTTCAAAATTCAAATGGATCAACATCTGCCGTTGCCACGATTGAAAAACAACATGAAGAAAAACGATCAGAAGCTTTGAATCAAATTGCCTCTGATGCAGAAAAAATTGGTTTAGACAATGAAGAAGAAATTCACAACCATTATAGCGTTTTAGAAACCATCCACAAATCAAATGGGGATGTACTTTCTGGTGCTGTGGTGGCTCAATTGGGTGATGTTTTTATTGTTCACTCGACAAAAGGTGTGTTTCAGTTGTCTGTCGATGATATCGAATACGTAGAGTATAAGAATTTCAAAGTGAATACAAAGGCTAAGAAATAA
- a CDS encoding globin domain-containing protein, with protein sequence MDPNDIYTPPGGPPPPSPNVKFLFEKWGEVAIRKLVSDFYDLVADSEIQWMFKGDWDLAKEKQADFMIQVLGGPSYYIEKWGPARMRMRHFVFPISEKERTVWFRCYDEALQGFDFEHDDKIDFLYFLDGFSGWMVNRKDTSNDSSV encoded by the coding sequence TTGGATCCGAACGATATTTACACACCACCTGGAGGACCTCCTCCCCCAAGTCCGAATGTAAAATTTCTTTTTGAAAAATGGGGAGAAGTTGCCATTCGAAAGTTAGTCTCCGATTTTTATGACTTAGTCGCTGATTCGGAAATCCAATGGATGTTCAAAGGAGACTGGGACCTTGCCAAAGAGAAACAAGCGGATTTTATGATACAAGTATTAGGTGGCCCAAGTTATTACATCGAAAAATGGGGTCCAGCTCGGATGCGTATGCGTCATTTTGTTTTTCCTATTTCCGAAAAAGAAAGGACTGTTTGGTTTCGTTGTTACGATGAAGCCTTACAAGGGTTTGATTTTGAGCACGATGATAAAATCGATTTTTTGTATTTTTTAGATGGATTTAGTGGATGGATGGTCAATCGTAAAGACACTTCAAATGATTCTTCAGTTTAA
- a CDS encoding HpcH/HpaI aldolase/citrate lyase family protein, with translation MALTHPQSALFAGEKPFPIIPACEHFAGSEKLITKALELQNKLGGLFDITMDCEDGAQTGKEKEHAEMIVRIQNSELNKHKMSGVRIHDYTNEHWRGDVDILVPGAGNVIAYITIPKPTKASQVKEQITYIQDACKKAGIKREIPIHVLIETHGALNDVFEIAALPWLQVLDFGLMDFISGHHGAIPASCMKSPGQFDHELLRRGKANLVAAALMNGVIPAHNVTLDLKNIYQTYADAKRAHDEFGFLRMWSIYPAQIQSILDAMAPNFAETQTACDILIKAQDAEWGPIQHDGDLHDRATYRYFWELVQRAKLTGQKLPDEVEKRFFSN, from the coding sequence ATGGCACTGACTCACCCGCAATCTGCACTCTTTGCAGGAGAAAAACCTTTCCCTATCATCCCTGCTTGTGAACACTTCGCTGGATCTGAAAAACTCATCACTAAAGCTCTCGAGTTACAAAATAAACTCGGTGGACTTTTCGACATCACGATGGACTGCGAAGACGGTGCCCAAACGGGAAAGGAAAAAGAACATGCAGAGATGATTGTTCGTATCCAAAACTCTGAACTCAATAAACACAAAATGAGCGGTGTTAGGATTCATGACTATACGAACGAACATTGGCGTGGAGATGTGGACATTCTTGTTCCAGGTGCAGGAAATGTAATTGCTTACATCACAATTCCGAAACCGACAAAAGCAAGTCAGGTAAAAGAGCAAATCACTTACATCCAAGACGCTTGCAAAAAAGCTGGGATCAAACGAGAAATTCCAATCCACGTATTAATTGAAACTCACGGTGCATTGAATGATGTATTTGAAATTGCTGCACTTCCTTGGTTGCAAGTTTTGGATTTTGGACTTATGGATTTTATTTCCGGTCACCACGGGGCAATTCCTGCATCTTGTATGAAATCTCCAGGTCAATTTGATCACGAACTTCTTCGACGCGGTAAAGCGAACTTAGTCGCTGCAGCACTTATGAATGGAGTGATTCCAGCTCATAACGTAACACTCGACCTTAAAAATATCTACCAAACATATGCGGATGCAAAACGTGCGCATGATGAATTCGGTTTTTTACGTATGTGGTCAATTTACCCTGCACAAATCCAATCCATTTTGGATGCAATGGCTCCAAACTTCGCGGAAACACAAACTGCTTGTGACATTCTCATCAAAGCACAAGACGCTGAATGGGGACCAATCCAACATGATGGGGACTTACATGACCGCGCTACTTACCGTTATTTCTGGGAACTAGTCCAAAGAGCAAAACTCACAGGACAAAAACTTCCTGACGAAGTAGAGAAAAGATTCTTTTCTAACTAA
- a CDS encoding alginate export family protein, with product MNKRITKTKPFLSLFVLLILLLSGMAAVYGQAEPTAGPKTEVVTEPPPPPPKEEKKEGYISPQIGNLSTDYLRSLQVTSKQRKAIQENKGLWFADKFRVGFGIRPKVDSFNNTDFDKSTPDNRNNALNQTQFFILGDINENVLFKITLQDVRLWGGEVLSSGNAEQKYAAISNAGNTVDTTKQREIALNNFTGLREAFLDLKTTNQAFRLRTGRQILEFGDGRILGARNDSLNGNSFDALRFTGKISNHTFDAFGSVIGAENNSNGIVSNNSSKLGGIGDAYYGGVHYNWKAADWLGIDLYNYSLFKQQRKASSPPPLSETRNYRGDDQLNTSGFRLTNRTKNNALPDTTGIDWMVEAAWQTGFNGERVTPDWLNQNGAYATNQKTGESPPLSEAVRYKANIVAVQLGYTPVKEFRIGVQYVQASGDPNRNDSSVATYNPLFATRRMAGGSLPFAGNGNSGLVFWQNIKDYSLHLKYESSNYGTFIINPHWYYKVKLQDGYYDNNNYVAGSKATGETASTEDYFNTEAYNPTRPTLGKLVATEVNFIYIITPFENVSFWFGATVIRAGDAIRNQKNNPNEIDPLHRYDLSPTATMATFQTVFAI from the coding sequence ATGAATAAGCGAATTACAAAAACCAAACCCTTCCTTTCCCTTTTTGTCCTCTTAATTCTCCTTTTGAGTGGAATGGCAGCAGTCTATGGACAAGCAGAACCTACTGCTGGTCCTAAAACAGAAGTGGTGACCGAACCACCACCTCCACCACCCAAAGAAGAAAAAAAAGAAGGATATATTAGTCCTCAGATTGGAAATCTTTCCACGGACTACTTGCGAAGTTTGCAAGTGACTAGCAAACAAAGAAAAGCCATCCAAGAAAACAAGGGACTTTGGTTTGCTGATAAGTTTCGTGTAGGTTTTGGAATACGACCAAAAGTGGACTCGTTCAATAATACAGACTTTGACAAATCAACCCCTGACAATCGAAACAATGCATTGAACCAAACTCAATTTTTTATCTTAGGTGATATTAACGAAAATGTTCTTTTTAAAATAACATTACAAGATGTTCGGCTTTGGGGAGGTGAAGTTCTTTCCAGCGGAAATGCTGAACAAAAGTATGCCGCCATATCTAATGCTGGAAATACTGTCGATACCACCAAACAGCGAGAAATTGCTCTCAATAATTTCACAGGCCTTCGAGAAGCATTTTTGGATTTAAAAACAACAAACCAAGCATTTCGTTTAAGAACAGGAAGACAAATCCTTGAGTTTGGTGATGGCCGAATTTTGGGAGCGCGAAACGACAGTTTGAATGGTAACTCATTTGATGCCTTAAGATTTACAGGAAAAATTAGTAATCATACCTTTGATGCATTCGGTTCTGTCATTGGTGCAGAAAACAATTCAAACGGAATTGTTTCAAACAATTCATCTAAGTTAGGTGGAATTGGAGATGCTTACTATGGAGGTGTTCATTACAACTGGAAGGCTGCCGATTGGTTAGGAATTGATTTATACAACTATAGTTTATTCAAACAACAAAGAAAAGCTTCAAGCCCTCCACCTTTATCTGAAACTAGAAACTACCGCGGGGACGACCAATTGAATACATCTGGTTTTCGATTGACTAACCGAACAAAAAATAATGCACTCCCCGACACAACCGGAATAGATTGGATGGTGGAAGCTGCATGGCAAACCGGATTCAACGGAGAACGAGTCACACCCGATTGGTTAAACCAAAACGGTGCTTATGCAACTAATCAGAAAACCGGAGAATCTCCTCCCCTTTCTGAAGCCGTACGTTACAAAGCAAATATTGTAGCGGTACAACTGGGTTACACTCCTGTAAAAGAGTTTCGTATTGGAGTTCAATATGTGCAAGCATCTGGTGATCCTAATCGTAATGATTCCAGCGTAGCAACATATAATCCCCTATTTGCCACTAGACGTATGGCCGGTGGATCATTACCGTTTGCAGGAAACGGAAACTCAGGTCTGGTTTTCTGGCAAAATATTAAAGACTACTCATTACATTTGAAATATGAATCTTCAAATTATGGAACTTTTATTATCAACCCCCATTGGTATTATAAAGTGAAACTACAAGATGGATACTATGATAACAATAACTATGTAGCTGGAAGTAAGGCAACAGGTGAAACAGCATCCACTGAAGATTATTTTAATACAGAAGCCTACAACCCAACCAGACCAACACTAGGGAAACTTGTTGCAACTGAAGTGAATTTCATTTATATAATCACTCCATTTGAAAATGTTTCCTTTTGGTTTGGGGCCACTGTCATTCGAGCAGGAGATGCAATTAGAAACCAAAAAAATAACCCTAACGAAATTGACCCTCTACATAGGTATGACTTGAGTCCTACCGCAACGATGGCAACATTCCAAACAGTATTTGCAATTTAG
- a CDS encoding methyl-accepting chemotaxis protein, with product MSIRQRVSLSIAGILFIGFVVLTTFQIYRTASDLNAEIKENSKITSEKWSFEIQEHLNAMMGVIRGFRFALFYTSPPRESMISSMREILERNDDIFAIWLCYEPNAYEGRDSAFIGKPGHDKTGRFIPYLHHTDDGKINLEPLVDYDNPNGAGDYYLQVKKTNKAKVFGPYEYLAGGKKIQMISLVVPIYPKGKFMGAAGIDLDVNTLQEKIGDTRPFRGQGHIAFLSSNGTYVMYGQDQTKLGKKIENPDHLKVYLEKLKLGKMFTIQHGGYTHYFSPFHIGKDPQFWALQVSIPDSIFSDQISKVILSSTLISITILIVVLFFLNFVFKKQISLRLEKAVEFSSQIANGNLATDAEEINQDEIGSLLHSMNRMKNSLVSIIGDIKQTVDKLGHQSNKMASTSQNLSDTSQTQASAAEESSAAVEELSASADNVGQSMEEAVVKMKEIDKSVLTLREEVQNINKEMEYLAKFASESREHAVVGETAMNESTRAMEDIGEKAERISEVLDIITEISEKTNLLALNAAIEAARAGDAGRGFAVVAEEIGKLALQTGASVKEIGDLVISTNSAVENGNKKVTEAAQVLNLLNSRVKEFETSATRVLGSVLLQENNAKDIAENSNLLTNLNLQIEDAVFEQKRATEEISKTIISISNGTQDVATGSDQLTIVAAEIASQASYLSTQVERFKLK from the coding sequence ATGAGTATACGACAAAGGGTCTCTTTATCCATCGCTGGGATTTTATTTATTGGATTTGTTGTTTTAACTACCTTTCAAATCTATCGCACCGCTTCAGACCTTAATGCGGAAATCAAAGAAAATTCAAAAATTACTTCTGAAAAATGGTCCTTTGAAATCCAAGAACACTTAAATGCGATGATGGGTGTGATTCGTGGATTTCGTTTTGCTCTGTTTTATACTTCACCTCCTCGCGAATCAATGATTAGTAGCATGAGAGAAATCTTGGAACGTAACGATGATATTTTCGCCATTTGGCTTTGTTATGAACCAAATGCCTATGAAGGGCGAGATTCTGCTTTCATTGGAAAACCAGGCCATGACAAAACAGGCAGATTCATACCGTATTTACACCATACGGATGATGGAAAAATTAATTTAGAGCCACTAGTGGATTACGATAATCCCAATGGAGCAGGGGATTACTATCTCCAAGTAAAAAAAACCAACAAAGCAAAAGTTTTTGGACCTTATGAATATTTAGCGGGCGGTAAAAAAATCCAAATGATCTCCCTTGTGGTTCCCATTTACCCAAAGGGTAAATTTATGGGAGCTGCTGGAATTGATTTGGATGTAAATACATTACAGGAAAAAATCGGTGACACAAGGCCATTCCGTGGACAAGGTCATATTGCTTTTTTGTCATCTAATGGAACTTATGTGATGTATGGGCAAGACCAAACTAAGTTAGGAAAAAAAATTGAAAACCCTGATCACCTTAAAGTATATTTAGAAAAATTAAAATTGGGTAAAATGTTTACTATCCAACATGGAGGATACACTCATTATTTTTCACCGTTTCACATTGGAAAGGATCCACAATTTTGGGCTTTACAAGTAAGTATTCCTGACTCGATTTTCAGTGATCAAATATCGAAAGTAATCCTAAGTTCCACATTAATTTCTATTACCATTTTGATTGTAGTTTTGTTTTTCTTAAATTTCGTTTTTAAAAAACAAATCAGTTTACGTTTGGAAAAAGCCGTGGAGTTTTCTTCTCAAATTGCTAACGGAAACTTAGCAACGGATGCAGAAGAAATCAACCAAGATGAAATTGGAAGTTTGTTACATTCAATGAACCGTATGAAAAATAGTTTAGTTTCCATTATCGGTGATATCAAACAAACAGTCGATAAGTTGGGTCATCAATCCAACAAAATGGCTTCCACTTCACAAAATTTATCGGATACTTCTCAAACCCAAGCATCAGCAGCAGAAGAATCATCTGCAGCTGTTGAAGAATTGTCTGCTTCTGCGGATAATGTTGGTCAGTCGATGGAAGAAGCCGTTGTAAAAATGAAAGAAATTGACAAATCTGTATTAACTCTTCGAGAAGAAGTTCAGAATATTAATAAAGAAATGGAATACCTTGCAAAGTTTGCTTCCGAATCTAGAGAACACGCAGTTGTTGGTGAAACTGCAATGAATGAGTCCACACGTGCGATGGAAGATATTGGTGAAAAGGCTGAACGAATCAGCGAAGTATTGGATATCATTACTGAGATTTCTGAAAAAACTAATTTATTGGCTTTGAATGCAGCTATTGAAGCCGCTCGAGCGGGAGATGCAGGGCGTGGGTTCGCTGTCGTTGCTGAAGAAATCGGTAAACTAGCATTGCAAACGGGAGCCTCTGTAAAGGAAATTGGGGATCTTGTGATTTCCACAAACTCTGCAGTAGAAAATGGAAACAAAAAAGTTACTGAAGCTGCACAAGTATTAAATTTACTCAATAGCCGTGTGAAAGAATTTGAAACTTCTGCGACTAGAGTACTTGGTTCTGTATTGTTGCAGGAAAATAATGCAAAAGACATTGCAGAGAATTCAAATTTACTTACCAATCTAAATTTACAAATTGAAGATGCAGTCTTTGAGCAGAAAAGAGCAACAGAAGAGATTTCCAAAACAATCATCAGTATTTCCAATGGAACTCAAGATGTAGCTACAGGTTCTGACCAATTAACCATTGTGGCTGCAGAAATTGCTTCACAAGCTTCCTACCTTTCCACTCAAGTGGAAAGGTTTAAGTTAAAATAA
- a CDS encoding cytochrome-c peroxidase produces the protein MLKQIFTPFLLSLLLVSLANCGPSPETKDLQVKAKQIIGALPAKMPGSENDTEALISLGKKLYFEKKLSLNETQSCNSCHNVEGKGAGVDNLPTSPGAFGKNGDRNSPTVLNAGFHFVQFWDGRAADLKAQAKGPILNPVEMAMPSEKEVLKRLNEDAEYPGLFAKAYPNEKEAVTYENLAGAIAAFERTLITSSRFDDFINGDHKAISKDEQEGFKSFLSAGCTSCHSGNLLGGNSYRKIGQVNEYKTADLGLYNVTKKTEDKYFFKVPSLRNIALTGPYFHDGQVKTLDEAVQKMAYHQLGMNLSEEETKKIVTFLGTVSDKTRAN, from the coding sequence ATGCTCAAACAAATATTTACACCTTTTCTTCTCTCTCTTCTACTAGTATCGCTCGCAAATTGTGGGCCTTCCCCTGAAACCAAAGATTTGCAAGTGAAAGCCAAACAAATCATTGGTGCACTCCCAGCAAAAATGCCTGGTTCAGAAAATGATACTGAGGCACTTATTTCCCTCGGTAAAAAACTCTACTTTGAGAAAAAACTTTCACTGAATGAAACTCAATCTTGTAACTCCTGCCACAATGTGGAAGGAAAAGGCGCCGGAGTGGACAACCTTCCTACTTCGCCAGGTGCTTTTGGTAAAAATGGAGATAGGAATTCCCCTACAGTTCTCAATGCTGGATTTCATTTTGTTCAGTTTTGGGACGGACGTGCCGCAGATTTAAAAGCACAAGCAAAAGGTCCAATTCTCAATCCTGTGGAGATGGCAATGCCTTCAGAAAAGGAAGTTTTAAAGCGATTGAATGAAGACGCTGAATATCCAGGTCTATTTGCAAAAGCTTATCCCAATGAAAAAGAGGCAGTTACATACGAGAATTTAGCTGGAGCCATTGCTGCATTTGAGAGAACTCTCATTACTTCTTCAAGATTTGATGATTTTATCAATGGTGACCACAAAGCAATTTCAAAAGACGAACAAGAAGGTTTCAAAAGTTTCCTATCTGCTGGATGTACTTCTTGCCATTCAGGCAATTTACTTGGTGGTAATTCCTACAGAAAGATTGGTCAGGTAAATGAATATAAAACTGCAGATTTGGGTTTATATAATGTTACTAAAAAGACAGAAGATAAGTATTTCTTTAAGGTGCCAAGTCTTAGAAACATTGCTTTGACTGGACCATACTTTCATGACGGTCAAGTGAAGACTTTGGATGAGGCAGTACAAAAGATGGCTTATCACCAATTAGGTATGAATTTGTCTGAAGAAGAAACAAAGAAAATTGTCACTTTCCTTGGCACAGTATCGGATAAAACTCGCGCAAACTAA
- a CDS encoding LEPBI_I2431 family sigma-54 regulated protein, translating to MLNTRRTDRIESLDWDDLVLKLFSINDKPEFLLAKIGNISELGVSGSLDKEIQLKDRDLITGIIESDLTRSRIAFKGKIAWMKETDQGLLFGIKFAEELILPNFIIARSMAESAA from the coding sequence ATGTTGAATACAAGAAGAACCGATCGAATTGAATCTTTGGATTGGGATGATTTGGTATTGAAACTTTTTTCAATCAATGACAAACCCGAGTTCCTTCTTGCAAAGATAGGAAATATTTCCGAACTCGGTGTGAGCGGAAGTTTGGATAAAGAAATTCAGTTGAAAGACCGAGACTTGATTACCGGAATCATTGAAAGTGACTTAACTAGATCTCGAATTGCTTTCAAAGGAAAAATTGCTTGGATGAAGGAAACTGACCAAGGTCTCCTATTCGGGATTAAGTTTGCAGAAGAGTTAATCTTGCCGAATTTTATTATTGCTAGATCGATGGCGGAATCTGCGGCTTAA
- a CDS encoding ornithine carbamoyltransferase, with amino-acid sequence MSQVKHLISWQDWSDGEIRELLEFAVYVKKNRVYFSGHMAGRSLAMLFQKTSTRTRVSFEAGMTELGGHAIFLDWMASNFLLSDIDFEGKYLSSNVAILMARLKKHEDLLVLKSGSTVPVINGCCNLFHPCQSLADILTIVMDSPNDWQKKKLCYIGVHNNVANSLIEITAALGIHLTLVTPIASEDSIVKQSIERAKKKGTVSWETDVKKAVSDSDYVYTDTWVDMEYFNDPKFQKEKEERIELMMPYQVNAELLKNTKAKVMHDMPIHAGYEITREMVESDRSIIFTQAENRLDAQKAVILKLLENHH; translated from the coding sequence ATGTCCCAAGTCAAACATCTGATATCTTGGCAAGATTGGAGCGATGGAGAAATCCGGGAACTCCTTGAATTTGCTGTCTATGTAAAGAAAAATCGCGTTTATTTTTCCGGACATATGGCAGGGAGATCTCTTGCGATGTTATTTCAGAAAACATCCACAAGAACAAGAGTATCTTTCGAAGCTGGAATGACCGAACTCGGCGGACACGCTATTTTTCTCGATTGGATGGCTTCCAACTTTCTGCTCTCTGATATAGATTTTGAAGGAAAGTATCTTTCTAGTAACGTAGCCATCCTCATGGCAAGACTCAAAAAACATGAGGATCTTCTTGTATTAAAATCTGGCTCTACTGTGCCGGTAATCAATGGTTGTTGTAATTTATTTCATCCCTGCCAGTCCCTTGCTGACATACTAACTATCGTTATGGATTCGCCGAACGATTGGCAAAAGAAAAAATTATGTTATATAGGCGTTCACAATAATGTTGCAAATTCTCTAATTGAAATCACAGCAGCACTTGGAATTCATTTAACCTTAGTAACACCTATTGCTTCTGAAGATTCTATTGTTAAACAATCCATAGAAAGAGCAAAGAAAAAAGGAACCGTTTCTTGGGAAACCGATGTCAAAAAAGCTGTTTCTGATTCTGATTATGTTTATACAGACACTTGGGTTGATATGGAATATTTCAATGATCCAAAATTCCAAAAGGAAAAAGAAGAAAGAATCGAATTGATGATGCCTTATCAGGTGAACGCAGAACTACTTAAAAACACAAAAGCAAAAGTAATGCATGATATGCCAATTCATGCAGGTTATGAAATCACAAGAGAGATGGTAGAAAGTGATCGTTCTATTATTTTTACTCAGGCAGAAAACCGCCTGGATGCACAAAAAGCAGTCATACTCAAACTGTTAGAAAACCATCATTAA
- a CDS encoding chloride channel protein, with protein MENSYPKRKKVSLELLNLSNPFFRILKWSVILGFISLVVGSASAFFLLALEKVTQFRDSNFWIVYFLPLAGIFIGWLYFYYGKNVTKGNNLLLEEIHSPTSIIPIRMAPFVFFGTIVTHLFGGSAGREGTAVQMGGSIAHQLVRFVPLTSKEQQTLIILGMSAGFASVFGTPIAAAIFSNEVIRIGTYRWKLIFPSLVTAYLAHLVCLEWGVSHSHYPNIPLEITNTAICCLVVISIFSGWVAKLFTLFIHKVTELHSAFIHYPPFRPLFGGIILVVLFGFGFSPVYFGLGLPTIQAAFVELLPWETFLLKLILTTITIGSGFKGGEVTPLFFIGASLGNVFGYFDPGHLMLFVGVGFISVFAGASNTPIASAIMGMELFGWESGIIFFLTSQIAYISSGHSSIYSSQIIGSAKFFSPTAHVGKKISELKK; from the coding sequence ATGGAAAATTCCTATCCCAAACGCAAGAAAGTTAGTTTAGAATTACTCAACCTTTCCAACCCCTTCTTTCGTATTTTAAAATGGTCAGTCATTCTGGGCTTTATTTCTCTCGTAGTGGGTTCTGCATCTGCTTTCTTTTTACTGGCACTGGAAAAAGTAACTCAGTTTCGAGACTCGAATTTTTGGATCGTGTATTTTCTTCCACTGGCAGGAATTTTTATAGGATGGTTATATTTTTATTACGGGAAAAACGTTACTAAGGGAAACAATCTACTTTTAGAAGAAATTCATTCTCCCACTTCCATCATCCCAATTCGTATGGCTCCTTTTGTTTTTTTCGGAACTATAGTGACCCATCTGTTTGGTGGATCTGCCGGGAGAGAAGGGACGGCTGTCCAAATGGGAGGATCTATTGCTCACCAATTGGTTCGGTTTGTACCATTAACTTCGAAAGAACAACAAACGTTGATTATACTGGGGATGAGTGCTGGATTTGCATCCGTATTCGGAACTCCCATTGCTGCCGCAATTTTTTCAAACGAAGTGATTCGGATTGGAACATATCGTTGGAAACTAATTTTCCCTTCCTTAGTTACTGCATACCTAGCACATTTAGTATGTCTTGAATGGGGAGTGAGTCATTCGCATTATCCAAATATTCCATTGGAAATTACAAATACAGCTATCTGTTGTTTGGTTGTGATTTCTATATTTTCTGGATGGGTTGCTAAGTTATTTACTTTGTTTATTCATAAAGTTACAGAATTACATTCTGCCTTCATCCATTATCCACCGTTTCGGCCTTTGTTTGGTGGTATCATCCTTGTTGTTTTATTTGGATTCGGATTCAGCCCAGTGTATTTTGGTTTGGGACTACCTACCATCCAAGCAGCCTTCGTAGAGCTTTTGCCATGGGAGACTTTTCTTTTAAAGTTAATCCTGACGACCATAACTATTGGCTCCGGTTTTAAAGGAGGAGAAGTGACTCCTTTGTTTTTTATTGGTGCTAGTTTGGGAAATGTTTTTGGTTATTTTGATCCAGGTCACCTTATGTTGTTTGTTGGAGTTGGATTTATTTCGGTCTTTGCAGGAGCCAGTAATACACCTATTGCTTCTGCCATAATGGGAATGGAATTGTTCGGCTGGGAATCGGGAATCATATTCTTTCTCACTTCACAAATTGCCTATATCAGTTCTGGACATAGCAGTATTTACTCCTCTCAAATAATAGGAAGTGCGAAATTTTTTAGTCCGACTGCCCACGTTGGGAAAAAAATTTCAGAACTTAAGAAATAG